The Saprospiraceae bacterium genome includes a window with the following:
- a CDS encoding PorP/SprF family type IX secretion system membrane protein, translating to MQWKLYIVLIFSLSVLGSIRSQDIHFSYYQFAPLNVNPAFTGAFYGSYRVSGIYSDKFASVTGRPYRTMALSVDAPIIRGIRQQDWVGVGFEMDAIGGAGTFHEMAPDDNGFYPVAAGNFQNWTFGKINAAYHFSIDKKQTSILTLGAQYAIGARKFNELSLGDTRQGIIVGTDADRDRWNALKGAGGGGNQNPDDMINLPIKDWLIGTMLNIRRKNSDLKIGFALEGLFKPDIGSAGQTSERKMRGLNIHGAYDMKINKKVNLIPGFYYYSLGPYNALNYNTHVTYLLDEEKGIKLDVGLGARSFRQAIFMAGGEYKDIKVGFAYDVDISSLSVQSGSVGGFELCVMYMGKIFKKPKPKPVVFCPRL from the coding sequence ATGCAATGGAAGTTATACATAGTATTGATATTTTCTCTAAGTGTTCTGGGCTCAATACGTAGTCAGGATATACATTTTTCTTATTATCAATTTGCTCCGCTTAATGTAAATCCTGCATTTACAGGCGCATTTTACGGATCTTACAGAGTTAGTGGTATTTATTCGGATAAATTTGCATCTGTCACGGGACGACCATACAGAACCATGGCATTGTCAGTAGATGCACCCATCATTCGGGGTATAAGACAACAAGACTGGGTCGGAGTAGGTTTTGAAATGGATGCCATTGGAGGTGCAGGTACATTCCATGAGATGGCTCCTGATGATAATGGTTTTTATCCTGTTGCTGCCGGCAATTTTCAGAACTGGACGTTCGGTAAAATTAATGCGGCTTATCACTTTTCTATTGATAAAAAACAAACCAGTATCCTGACACTTGGAGCACAATATGCTATCGGTGCGAGAAAATTTAACGAGCTCAGTCTTGGCGACACACGACAAGGGATTATTGTAGGTACTGACGCAGATAGAGACAGATGGAATGCATTAAAAGGTGCTGGAGGCGGTGGCAATCAAAATCCTGATGATATGATAAATCTTCCGATAAAGGATTGGTTGATAGGAACAATGCTGAACATCAGAAGGAAAAACAGCGACCTTAAAATAGGTTTTGCATTGGAAGGTCTTTTTAAACCGGATATAGGGTCTGCCGGACAAACATCAGAAAGAAAAATGAGAGGTCTGAATATACATGGAGCTTATGATATGAAGATCAATAAAAAAGTGAATTTGATTCCGGGATTCTACTATTACAGCTTAGGACCTTACAATGCATTGAATTACAATACGCATGTCACCTATTTGCTGGATGAAGAAAAAGGTATAAAACTGGATGTTGGTCTGGGTGCAAGAAGTTTCAGACAAGCTATTTTTATGGCTGGAGGAGAATATAAAGACATTAAAGTTGGATTTGCTTATGATGTGGATATATCGTCTCTTTCTGTTCAGTCCGGTTCCGTGGGTGGATTTGAATTGTGTGTAATGTACATGGGCAAAATATTTAAAAAACCAAAACCGAAGCCGGTAGTTTTCTGCCCAAGGTTGTAA
- a CDS encoding DUF2279 domain-containing protein has product MSGKYFILLLWLITFVEQGYGQQKSFFQPSDTLDRARLKKALVFSGLTYTAFSVGLYHTWYKKYPQSRFHLFNDWGEWRHMDKMGHVYTAYLQGVLCYKGAKWTGMKKNKAILTGAICGTLFQSTIEVMDGFSKEWGFSLSDMGANMAGTSSFVLQQYFWDNQRIMFKVSSSPKSYNNQSILSDDGSTITTLQERADGLFGKSYAERYLKDYNAQTYWASVNIHDFLSKDTRWPEWLNIAVGYGAENMFGGHKNEWTQDDQRFVLPDEKFGRYSQFYLSPDIDLTRIKTKSHFLKTLFSVFNIFKVPAPALEINTRGEVIFHFIKI; this is encoded by the coding sequence ATGTCAGGAAAATATTTCATTTTATTATTATGGTTGATCACATTTGTTGAACAGGGATATGGTCAACAAAAGAGTTTTTTTCAACCTTCTGACACCTTGGATAGGGCACGTTTGAAAAAAGCCTTGGTCTTTTCAGGATTAACTTACACCGCTTTTTCAGTAGGCCTGTATCATACATGGTATAAAAAATATCCGCAAAGCAGGTTTCATTTATTTAATGACTGGGGTGAATGGAGACATATGGATAAAATGGGCCATGTATATACAGCATATCTTCAGGGAGTTTTGTGTTATAAAGGTGCAAAATGGACGGGTATGAAAAAAAATAAAGCTATTTTGACGGGAGCAATTTGCGGAACTTTATTTCAGTCAACAATAGAAGTGATGGATGGATTTTCTAAGGAATGGGGTTTTTCATTATCGGACATGGGTGCCAATATGGCAGGAACATCGAGTTTTGTTTTGCAGCAGTATTTTTGGGATAATCAAAGGATCATGTTCAAAGTATCATCTTCCCCGAAAAGTTACAATAATCAGTCTATACTCTCCGATGACGGCAGTACAATAACTACTCTTCAGGAGAGAGCTGACGGATTGTTTGGCAAAAGTTATGCGGAGCGATATCTGAAAGATTATAATGCTCAGACATATTGGGCATCTGTCAATATACACGATTTTTTGTCAAAAGATACCCGCTGGCCGGAGTGGTTAAATATTGCTGTCGGATATGGAGCTGAAAATATGTTTGGTGGCCACAAAAACGAATGGACACAAGACGATCAGAGATTTGTCCTTCCGGATGAAAAATTCGGACGTTACAGCCAGTTTTATCTTTCTCCGGATATTGACCTGACACGCATCAAAACAAAAAGTCACTTTTTGAAAACGCTGTTTTCTGTCTTCAATATATTTAAAGTTCCCGCTCCCGCATTGGAAATCAACACCAGAGGAGAAGTGATTTTTCATTTTATAAAGATTTAA